The following coding sequences are from one Acomys russatus chromosome 16, mAcoRus1.1, whole genome shotgun sequence window:
- the Ska2 gene encoding spindle and kinetochore-associated protein 2, producing MEAEVDKLELMFQKADSDLDYIQYRLEYEIKTNHPPDSAGEKNAAAILKELSAIKSRYQSLCARFKPVSVEQKVTKSRIRATLNKTMTMIQELQKQTDLELTLLTEEEKAVTELLKSHVPD from the exons ATGGAGGCGGAGGTCGATAAGCTGGAACTGATG TTCCAGAAAGCTGATTCTGATTTGGATTACATTCAATATAGGCTGGAATATGAAATCAAGACTAATCACCCACCAGATTCAGCAGGAGAG aaaaatgcagctGCAATTTTAAAGGAATTATCAGCAATAAAGTCTCGATATCAATCTTTATGTGCACGCTTTAAGCCAGTTTCTGTTGAGCAAAAAGTGACTAAGAGCCGCATTCGTGCTACTTTGAACAAGACAATGACCATGATACAAGAGCTACAAAAGCAAACAGACCTAGAG CTCACTCTGCTGACCGAAGAAGAGAAGGCTGTGACAGAGCTATTAAAATCCCACGTGCCAGACTGA